A genomic window from Triticum urartu cultivar G1812 chromosome 7, Tu2.1, whole genome shotgun sequence includes:
- the LOC125523410 gene encoding premnaspirodiene oxygenase-like, with protein MDELYVQSLVLAAVAVALLQVLRVALNPVRERAPPGPWKLPVIGSMHHLMNVLPHHALRDLARAHGPLMMLQLGQTPLLVVSSRETARLVLRTHDANFATRPKILAAEIVTYQSSDILFSPSGDYWRKLRQLCAAEILGPKRVLSFRHIREDEMRMRVDEIRQAGPSKPVNLSVMFHGLTNSIIARAAFGRTPKKSPEFLAAVTSGVRLASGFDIPDLFPEWTAVLAALTGMKRRLQGVHRTVDAFLEEMINERNAARADKMKVGGTEKVDENLIDVLIGLQEGGGLGFELDNSRIKAVILDMFAAGTGTAGSSMEWGMSELMRNPLVMKKLQGQIREAFKGKSVVTEADLQESNLRYLKLVIKEALRLHPPGPLLVPRESIGSCELQGYTVPAKSRVVINVWAIGRDPAYWKDAEEFQPERFEDGAVDFTGNNFEFVPFGAGRRMCPGINYALAVMELALVGLLYHFDWSLPEGVSEVDMEEARGLGVRRRTPLMLIATPFVPAALA; from the exons ATGGACGAGCTGTATGTCCAATCGCTGGtgctggcggcggtggcggttgcGCTGCTGCAGGTGCTGAGGGTGGCCCTGAACCCGGTGAGGGAGAGGGCGCCGCCAGGGCCGTGGAAGCTACCGGTGATCGGCAGCATGCACCACCTCATGAACGTGCTGCCGCACCATGCGCTGAGGGATCTGGCCCGCGCGCATGGCCCACTCATGATGCTGCAGCTTGGGCAGACGCCACTGCTGGTGGTCTCGTCTAGGGAGACGGCGCGGCTGGTGCTCAGGACCCACGACGCTAACTTCGCCACGCGGCCAAAGATCCTCGCCGCCGAGATCGTCACCTACCAGTCGTCCGACATCCTCTTCTCTCCCTCCGGCGACTACTGGCGCAAACTCCGCCAGCTCTGCGCCGCCGAGATCCTAGGCCCCAAGCGCGTGCTCTCCTTCCGCCACATTAGGGAGGACGAG ATGAGGATGCGGGTGGATGAGATCCGGCAGGCAGGGCCGTCGAAACCCGTGAACCTGAGCGTCATGTTCCACGGCCTGACCAACAGCATCATTGCGCGGGCGGCATTCGGGAGGACGCCGAAGAAGTCGCCAGAGTTCCTGGCCGCCGTCACGTCCGGGGTGCGCCTGGCGAGCGGCTTCGACATCCCCGACCTCTTCCCAGAGTGGACGGCAGTGCTCGCCGCACTCACCGGCATGAAGCGCAGGCTCCAGGGCGTCCACAGGACGGTGGACGCATTCCTGGAGGAGATGATCAACGAGAGGAACGCCGCCCGCGCTGACAAGATGAAGGTCGGCGGCACCGAGAAGGTGGACGAGAACCTCATTGACGTGCTCATCGGCCTGCAGGAGGGAGGCGGCCTTGGGTTCGAGCTCGACAACAGCAGGATCAAGGCCGTCATCCTGGACATGTTCGCGGCAGGCACGGGGACGGCAGGGTCGTCGATGGAGTGGGGGATGTCGGAGCTGATGCGGAACCCGCTGGTGATGAAGAAGTTGCAGGGCCAAATCCGGGAGGCGTTCAAGGGTAAGTCCGTGGTGACGGAGGCCGACCTGCAGGAGAGCAACCTCCGGTACTTGAAGCTGGTGATCAAGGAGGCGCTCCGGCTGCACCCGCCGGGGCCCCTGCTGGTGCCCCGGGAGAGCATTGGCAGCTGCGAGCTGCAAGGGTACACGGTCCCTGCCAAGTCGCGCGTCGTCATCAACGTGTGGGCCATCGGACGGGACCCGGCGTACTGGAAGGACGCCGAGGAGTTCCAGCCCGAGCGGTTTGAGGACGGCGCCGTGGACTTCACCGGCAACAATTTCGAGTTCGTCCCGTTCGGCGCCGGCCGCAGGATGTGCCCCGGCATCAACTACGCGCTCGCCGTCATGGAACTTGCCCTCGTCGGTCTGCTCTACCACTTTGACTGGTCGCTGCCGGAAGGCGTTTCCGAGGTCGACATGGAGGAGGCTCGTGGCCTCGGCgtgcgccgccgcacgccgctgATGCTCATCGCCACGCCCTTCGTCCCGGCCGCCCTGGCGTAG